A DNA window from Leopardus geoffroyi isolate Oge1 chromosome A1, O.geoffroyi_Oge1_pat1.0, whole genome shotgun sequence contains the following coding sequences:
- the MYOT gene encoding myotilin isoform X1: MFNYERPKHFIQTQNPCGSRLQPPGPETSSYSSQTKQSSIIIQPRQCTEQRFSASSTVSSHITMSSSAFPTSPQQHAASNPGQRVTATYNQSPASFLSSILPSQSDYSSSKIPSNVDTNYQQPSVGQPLSATPSQNANANKPTPRTPDHEIQGSKEALIQDLERKLKCKDSLLHNGNQRLTYEEKMARRLLGPQNAAAVFQAQNDSEAQDSPQHNSEHARLQVPTSQVRSRSSSRGDVNDQDAIQEKFYPPRFIQVPENMSIEEGRFCRMDFKVSGLPAPDVSWYLNGRPVQSDDLHKMIVSEKGFHSLIFEVVRASDAGAYACVAKNRAGEATFTVQLDVLAKEHRRAPMFIYKPQSKKVFEGDSVKLECQISAVPPPKIFWKRNNEMVQFNTDRISLYHDTSGRVTLLIKDVNKKDAGWYTVSAVNEAGVTTCNTRLDVTVHQRQTLPAPKQLRVRPTFSKYLALNGKGLDVKQAFNPEGEFQRLAAQSGLYESEEL; the protein is encoded by the exons ATGTTTAACTACGAACGTCCAAAACACTTCATTCAAACCCAAAACCCATGTGGCTCCAGACTGCAACCTCCTGGACCGGAAACCTCCAGCTACTCTAGTCAGACCAAACAGTCTTCCATTATCATCCAGCCCCGCCAATGCACAGAGCAAAGATTTTCTGCCTCCTCAACAGTGAGCTCTCACATCACCATGTCTTCCTCTGCTTTCCCTACTTCTCCCCAGCAGCATGCTGCCTCCAACCCAGGCCAAAGGGTTACAGCCACCTATAACCAGTCCCCAGCCAGCTTCCTCAGCTCCATATTACCATCACAGTCTGATTATAGTAGCAGTAAAATTCCTTCCAATGTGGATACCAa ctaTCAACAACCCTCAGTTGGCCAACCTCTAAGTGCTACACCATCCCAAAATGCAAATGCTAATAAACCCACACCAAGGACTCCTGACCATGAAATACAAGGATCAAAAGAAGCTCTGATTCAAGATTTGGAGAGAAAGCTAAAATGCAAGGACAGCCTTCTTCATAATGGAAATCAA CGGCTAACATATGAGGAGAAGATGGCTCGCAGATTGCTAGGACCACAGAATGCAGCTGCTGTGTTTCAAGCTCAAAATGACAGTGAGGCACAAGATTCACCACag CACAACTCAGAACACGCAAGACTGCAAGTTCCGACATCACAAGTAAg aagCAGATCATCCTCAAGGGGAGATGTGAATGATCAGGATGCAATCCAGGAGAAATTTTACCCACCTCGTTTCATTCAAGTGCCAGAGAACATGTCAATTGAAGAAGGAAGATTCTGCAGAATGGACTTCAAA GTCAGCGGACTGCCAGCTCCTGATGTGTCATGGTATCTGAATGGAAGACCAGTTCAATCAGATGACTTGCACAAAATGATAGTGTCTGAAAAGGGTTTTCATTCACTCATCTTTGAAGTGGTCAGAGCTTCAGATGCAGGGGCCTATGCATGTGTTGCCAAGAACAGAGCAGGAGAAGCCACCTTTACTGTGCAGCTGGATGTCCTGG caaaagaacacagaagagcACCAATGTTTATCTacaaaccacaaagcaaaaaagtTTTTGAGGGAGACTCAGTGAAGCTAGAATGCCAAATCTCAGCTGTACCTCCACCAaagattttctggaaaagaaataatgaaatggtaCAATTCAACACTGATCGAATAAG tttatATCATGATACCTCTGGTAGAGTCACTTTACTGATAAAAGACGTAAACAAGAAAGATGCTGGGTGGTATACTGTGTCTGCAGTTAATGAAGCTGGAGTGACCACATGTAACACAAGATTAGATGTTACAG TCCATCAAAGGCAAACTCTTCCGGCTCCTAAGCAGTTACGTGTTCGACCaactttcagcaaatatttagcaCTTAACGGTAAAGGTTTGGATGTGAAACAAGCTTTTAACCCTGAAGGAGAATTTCAGCGTCTGGCAGCTCAATCTGGACTCTATGAAAGTGAAGAACTTTAA
- the MYOT gene encoding myotilin isoform X2, whose protein sequence is MARRLLGPQNAAAVFQAQNDSEAQDSPQHNSEHARLQVPTSQVRSRSSSRGDVNDQDAIQEKFYPPRFIQVPENMSIEEGRFCRMDFKVSGLPAPDVSWYLNGRPVQSDDLHKMIVSEKGFHSLIFEVVRASDAGAYACVAKNRAGEATFTVQLDVLAKEHRRAPMFIYKPQSKKVFEGDSVKLECQISAVPPPKIFWKRNNEMVQFNTDRISLYHDTSGRVTLLIKDVNKKDAGWYTVSAVNEAGVTTCNTRLDVTVHQRQTLPAPKQLRVRPTFSKYLALNGKGLDVKQAFNPEGEFQRLAAQSGLYESEEL, encoded by the exons ATGGCTCGCAGATTGCTAGGACCACAGAATGCAGCTGCTGTGTTTCAAGCTCAAAATGACAGTGAGGCACAAGATTCACCACag CACAACTCAGAACACGCAAGACTGCAAGTTCCGACATCACAAGTAAg aagCAGATCATCCTCAAGGGGAGATGTGAATGATCAGGATGCAATCCAGGAGAAATTTTACCCACCTCGTTTCATTCAAGTGCCAGAGAACATGTCAATTGAAGAAGGAAGATTCTGCAGAATGGACTTCAAA GTCAGCGGACTGCCAGCTCCTGATGTGTCATGGTATCTGAATGGAAGACCAGTTCAATCAGATGACTTGCACAAAATGATAGTGTCTGAAAAGGGTTTTCATTCACTCATCTTTGAAGTGGTCAGAGCTTCAGATGCAGGGGCCTATGCATGTGTTGCCAAGAACAGAGCAGGAGAAGCCACCTTTACTGTGCAGCTGGATGTCCTGG caaaagaacacagaagagcACCAATGTTTATCTacaaaccacaaagcaaaaaagtTTTTGAGGGAGACTCAGTGAAGCTAGAATGCCAAATCTCAGCTGTACCTCCACCAaagattttctggaaaagaaataatgaaatggtaCAATTCAACACTGATCGAATAAG tttatATCATGATACCTCTGGTAGAGTCACTTTACTGATAAAAGACGTAAACAAGAAAGATGCTGGGTGGTATACTGTGTCTGCAGTTAATGAAGCTGGAGTGACCACATGTAACACAAGATTAGATGTTACAG TCCATCAAAGGCAAACTCTTCCGGCTCCTAAGCAGTTACGTGTTCGACCaactttcagcaaatatttagcaCTTAACGGTAAAGGTTTGGATGTGAAACAAGCTTTTAACCCTGAAGGAGAATTTCAGCGTCTGGCAGCTCAATCTGGACTCTATGAAAGTGAAGAACTTTAA